A genome region from Bacteroidota bacterium includes the following:
- a CDS encoding LamG domain-containing protein codes for MKKYLSILILILFASHANAQNNAIAFDGNGDYAEIAHSNDFNLTNEITFEVWIKPQSMTNCPILSKNNIYWLHWDYDYEYSIGKGFQINLAGTSSGWWEFEYNIEYGNWYHIAWTYSNNILKSYVNGVITRQATVSNTLSTNSSDLIIDN; via the coding sequence TTCACATGCAAATGCACAAAATAATGCAATAGCCTTCGATGGTAATGGTGATTATGCTGAGATTGCTCATAGTAATGATTTTAATCTCACAAATGAAATAACCTTTGAGGTATGGATTAAACCTCAATCAATGACCAATTGTCCGATTTTAAGTAAAAACAATATATATTGGTTGCATTGGGATTATGACTATGAATACTCTATTGGAAAAGGATTTCAGATAAACTTAGCTGGAACTAGTTCAGGTTGGTGGGAATTTGAGTACAACATTGAATATGGAAATTGGTATCATATTGCATGGACATATTCTAACAATATTCTTAAATCTTATGTTAATGGTGTTATCACTCGTCAGGCTACTGTAAGCAATACATTATCCACAAATTCCTCCGATTTAATAATAGACAATTAG